In the Pleuronectes platessa chromosome 23, fPlePla1.1, whole genome shotgun sequence genome, taatataaaaagttagaaATGAGAACAAGTaaaagattcattattaacactacgcaacaaatgttatttataaatcatttgtgtgaaggccatcATCTGACTCCAACtgttcatgcccccccccccccccctccatctttaTTGCTCAGAGTTTCAGTTCTAATGcatcttcacagacacattcacagagaAGCTGATATTAAAATCCCAACAGTTGGAGTTATAGACTAGTCACTGTAACGTCCTCTGAAGTCCTGGAGACATGTTGCAGAACACATCCAACACTTCAACagtgcattttatatttttaagagTAGAAGTAGTCCTctcttctatttattttttatttcgaTACAGATCTATGAACAGGACGGGAAGTATTTGGATTTGACGGCCCTTTGCTTTGTTGGTCGAGATTTTcccatgttttcagtttttgatTTTTTTCGGGCCTCCACACTCTCTCATATTGATTTAACACATGTTTATTtggttttgtgaaaaaaaattgtttaatcgTGACTCTGGCGTGTCGTCTTCTTTAATATGTTCCCAAAAGGGACGACATCGAATTATACATCACTGACTCTATTGCTGCTGGTCTTATTCGTCTCTCTTCTTCACCGATGGGGGCGGGGTTCTTTTTTGTTGAGAAGAAAGACAAGTCTCTAAGCCCATGATTGACTACAGAGGCTTGAATGacataaatgtgaaaaacaaatatcaccTTCCACTCATCGACTCTGCTTTTGGACCCTTCATCAAGCTACCGTCTTCTCTCAGATGGACCTTCGCAATGCCAACCACCTGGTGAGAATAAAGGAGGGGGATGAGTGGAAGACTGCTTTTAATTCTCCACCGGGGACCTTTTGAATACCTTGTAATGCCTTTTGGTTCAACTAAGGCACCTGCTGTTTGTCAGGTCCTGATTAATGATGTTCTGCAAGACATGCTGAACAGATTTGTGATTGTTTACCTTGATGACATTTTAATGTCCAGCATGTCAAATTTGTGTTACAAAGACTGTTAGAGAACAGACTCTACGCTAAAGCAGTAAAGTGTGAATATCATCTCTCCTCTGTAATATCTTGGTGGTTTTATAGTGGAGGGCTGGAGGGCTCCACTCAACCATTTGTGGTATGATCTGACCATAACAACTTGTCTTACCTCCGTTCCACTCACAGGCTCAACTCACGCCAGACAAGGTGGGCTCTGTTCCTGGGTCGGTTCCATTTCACCCTCACCTAGTGGCCAGGCTCCAGGAACATCAAGCCAGACGCCCTTTCACTTCAGTTTGCCCCTCCAGTTGAGGATTCTTCAAGGGAAACCATCCTGCCATCTTCCTGTGTGGTGGGAGGAGCTAGGTGGGAGATTGAGGGAGTGGCCAGGTGGCCTTGCTGCTCGCCTACGTTGAGTCTTCTGAGCAATGAGCTTTTTCAATGTGCTCAGAACTCCTGTCACCTTTGGGGTTCCACCAGCCAGCCTGCTTTCTGCCTCCACTGCCTGCACTTTGTTGCTACCTTTTTAGGAGCAATAAACACCTTTATTTATCTTCACCTGTATTTCAgtctctgctttggggtccaaggTAAATCAGGACATAGCAAATGTCCCCTCCTTTGTTTCCTATTTGTTTCACTGCTTGTCTCCTTTTGCCTGTGtattatatttacatatgtGCATATATTGTGTATAATTGAGTTTTTTAATTGGAATAAGTTGCATTGTTAagctttattttcaaattcctgaaaaaaaaactaaaactgtaaTATGTCCCTCATATTGATCATATCAACTTTTCTATATGCTGATTAGGTCGTGTCAGGGTTTCATGTGTAAGGTTTCGAGGTAGAACTGGGACCCAATAGCACAGCTGCAGACACAGTTCAGTTTTCAAAAAGAAGTGGTCTTTATTAACAGGCAGGGCTCGGTACACAGGGAGTCAAAATCATCAGACAAAGGTGTCTGAAACGTGAGGCAAAAACCAGGTCAAACAATCCAGGCAAAGGTGGTCGAGAAAACACGTGACGGGACAAGTCTTGGTGAGATCGCTGGAACGCTGCGTGCAATATGAATCGAACTGGCCCTGGACAAGGGGAAGACACAGACCTTATATACAGACAGACATCAGCTAAACTACagacaggtgaaacacattagGCAGGGGAAGCCAATATATGAGACACACAGGGGGGGTAGGAGTGAAGCTGCCTAGAGGAAACAGAGACAAGCGTgagtattaaaataaaacaggaggTGACAGAGGACGTGCAACAGGAAatggtgtatgtgtttgtgtgtgtgtgtgtgtaaccatgACTCAATATTGGCAGGATGCAGAAAAAAGAGCAAATGGGCAAAGCAGGTATATGTGTGAATTAACAAAATAGAAGTAGACTTACTGTGTAAACATATGGAGCCAAATCCAGGCCAAAAGGATTGAAACTGAAAGTTCAAGTTGTGATCTTGAATTGTGAAAAATATAACgttgcttttaaatgtttttctgggttaaatataattttgatTGACTTTTAACTTGTTACCTTGTAACTGTGCTTTGAAAGATGCTGTATGAATAATTGAATacaattgtagtagtagtagtattatgtACTCTAACTGCTTCAGATGTCTGTCACCCTGTGAcggtttttaaagaaaaaagattcACATCAAAGGTAGCAgtgatcatgtgatcagtgTTTCCTTGCTGGCCAATCaacacaagtctttactctgaagagaggagaaagtgtCGGGCTGTTTGTCATTCAACACGACGATTTCAACATGAAGACATCTCCGAAGTTCGTTCTCTACCTGACATGTTTCTTCTTGGGGGAAAtgggtgagttgtgtgttttttaaatattcagtcaGTCCTGATGCTGATTACGATTTCATTTCTGTCACATAACATTAACTGTTATTTTGCTTTCCTCTTCAGTTCAGATGCATTATTTTATCTTGACTGATCAAGACAGTGGATTTATATCAGCTGATGTTGGAGACAACTTGACTTTGCAGTGTTTCTATGAGAGGGATGACAAAAGAATTTATTggtacaaacaaacaccaggacAGAAACCTCAAATTATCTCAATGACGTACAAATTCCCAAAAGATTGTACGTTATTCAATGAATTCAAGAACAATTCACGCTTCACTGTGGAAACTAATGATGTTGTGAGTCGCCTAAATATCTCAGATCTGCAGCTTTCAGACTCAGCTACTTACTACTGCTCAAAGGGAAATACTATATATAAGTTTGAGTGTATGCAGAGTGTCACTGTCAGTGTGAAAGGTTCAGGGTCTAACATCCAGGCTGTGGTGCATCAGTCTGAGAGCATCCAGCCAGGAGGctctgtgactctcagctgTACAGTTCACACTGGGACCTGTGATGGAGAACACAGTGTTTACTGGTTCAAGAGCTCTGAAGAACCTCAGCCAGGACTCATTTACATCCACGGAGACAGGAACCATCAGTGTGAGATGAAACCCGACAATCAGACACACGCCTGTGTCTACAACTTGTCAATGGAGAGACTGAACCGTTCTCATGCTGGGACCTACTACTGTGCTGTCGCTGCATGTGGACACATTGTGTTTGGAGACGGGACCAAGCTGGAGTTTGATGGTGAGTCTCACGTGATGAAAAGTGATTATTACTGCTTAGGTTAAAAGTGTGTGACGTCTCCTGTCCTCTGGCTCTCTGCAGGTGAGGTGGACTGGCTGGTGGTTTTCTTGAGTGCAACTTCAGCATTCACCACCCTGCTGAGTGTTCTAATGGCTTTCTCAATATGCATGATGAGGGTTACAGGTAAATGCTACTATCTGTTCCTCATGATCCCAGTGATCATTATATGACATTAAAaagtctttctgtcttttcagatCCCCATGCTGCATCctccaaaataaatgcaaaggtAAAGATGAGCTGTTGTAATACTGTTCAAACACTTGTATACATTGTCTGTCATGGCCAACAACATGACTGACTGTTTCTCATGCACAGGATGAGCAGGATGAAGACGACCCCTGCTACATTGCTCACAGGGAGATACAGATGAACAGatccagaggacagagggatgatacctggagtgaatgtgtgtacttGAGTGTGAGGCATGAGAGCTGAACACCTTctgtatttgtctctgtgtttaatcACAACAATATGTCCTTACTGATATCAGGACAGTCCTATGAATTAGATCTTTACCTCCATGTGAAACATGTGAAGCTTCAGCTTGTAatcatctaaataaaacaagtttaatctgtatttgtgtgtgcatgactcATTTCTACTGTGTCTCTGCATTCAAAGTAGTGCAGGTAACAGTGGACGACGTGCATCCTGCTGAAGCGTGAGCTTTCTCATGAAGCCGAGCTTTCATTATTCTCAGACCACAGATATCTGTTGTAAACATGGTGATCACATGTCACAGACAAGCACCTTTTTATAATTTACTTGTGGCCAGAAGGGTTAACACAACCTAGTGTACCAACCAAATGTTATCTGTAATAGGGTGGGGTCATTTTATGCTATCTTCACCTTTCTGAAGTGAGGACGTTGGGGGCCGCAGGGATCTCAGTCACGCATATCTCAAAACCTCAATATAGGTGTGCAGTGCTAAAGCAACCACGAAAGTACAAAAACAGATCATGCTCAAAAGTCCCCTCTGATCTATAACTTCCTCGAACCAAATACAAAAAACGAAGGGCGCAGCCTTTAAACTGGCAACTTCTCTGTGTTTGGCTTTTGCTCTGACTCTCTGTGGTGGATAAGGTGAGAGCACTGTGACTGTGAGCAGGTTTCCGCTGGTGGGAAATGAAGTCCTGTCGCTCTAACACAGGAAGACTGAAGTGTTTAACAAAGAGAAGTCATCTTTACAAGAGGCAGCTCGTATGCTGTATGCAAGgaagggaaaaacacaaaagcccTAACAGAGCAAACTGAAAGATTTTGAAGTGACGTGTCTGTACTTTAATTGAGTATTTAATTCGAGTTTTTGCTTTAATTCTATGTAAtttcttctcctcacaaatTTTCCGTTTTACTCTAATTTTGATGTATTGAGGGACACTacctgtatttgtttttgttattttcttctaatcacttcctgtttggtaatttgtcaatgttttttttccattttaagtAATCTGCTTGATCATGGATGCACAACAGCTTAATTGCAATTTCAATAGCCGACATGTACAGTCTgacaaaaataaccagtaaagtaaataattcaaacttaTGACTCAATCACACAGGTGacagaaaaacagcaaattCACAGTACTATTCACACTGACTGTAAAATTGGAGACACAATCCGCTTTATTATGGATGCACAACAGCTTCATTGCGTCATAAGCGAACAGCTCACCCTAAACACGCATGTTTAGGACCGGCACTGCACTAGTGTACGATATGTGCACATGAAAGGCCAAAGAGAATTCTACGTAGGTGGATAATTCAACTTTCTGTCACAAGGTGTAAGAGGCAACAACAGAAAAGTTCTCAGACCCTCtcgtttgtttgtgtctctgcggTTTGAAACAGGATGTCCCCAGATCAGTAGCTTGAGGTTGATTGTTCACTGCACCGTGAGGGAGGGTTAACAATCTGTAATCCATTTAAAGGCAAATTCCACCAACTTTACAAAGCTGATCAAACGTCAGTTTTTTCTGCGTCATGTATATGCAGAATGTCTTCTCCaccctgatgatgtcacctGGGTTTTCTCAGGTTTGGTTTCTCCAGTGGGGTTTGAAGAAGTGATCAGCTCACATTGGTCGCTGTGAAGGGGCGTGGCGTCACGTGGCTGAAACAGAGAACAGGGACGACCACCGGAGGAGCCTCATGCACGATGAAGCTTGAAGCTTCTACTTGTGATCTGACTTCATGTTGGGAAGAAATATGTTTATAAAGTCTGAATTAAACTGTTTGTTCTCTCTTCTCAAGGAGATGTTGTTTTCACATAAAAAGTTGTGGTCAcagattgaaataaataaatgaaaaatgtcttaaacttctttttttttcttctttcttccgtTGCTATATACACACTTGGACATgcctgtatttttatattttatgttaaaaagcaataaaaagcttAATCAAAAAGCATTTTTAAAACTAGCGTGAAAATATCTTCTACAGTTTTATTAAGGAGTGTGTGAAATGgcaaaacaaaagaagatgaatctcacatttcacattttgtctTTGTGATATTTCTTACCTGTGACTGTGAAATGGATACCCCTCACCtaaccctccccttccaaacatgaaagagaatctgtggtagcttcagttgttataaaaaactctcacattgtttagtttgtccagtctgggatACAGTAAAAACATGGAGGCCTCcctagagaggacccactcctgataGTATTTgaagtatttgaatataaaaggAACCATTCTAggataaagaaaagaacaattagtacaatttagatgaaacacacaagtgaaaacataagTAGGATTcttttatattcactttctgccaatagatccctttcccccaaatcttacacactgaatctttaaGTTGAAATAACCTGTTGAAGTCGGAGCTTTAAGGACGAACTGAGCCGTTTGTGAAGTAAACCAAGAGACACCCTGTGAGACAGAGCAAGAGAATCCCAGTTCTAATGATGGAGAGCCAAACCAAGGTTCTCATCTGTGACGTTTGGTCGTCTGGGATCAGCAGCTCGCCTCCGTTGCCAAACACTATCTCGCCAAAGGAGGCCACAGCGCAGTAGAAGGCAGAGGACCAACCTCAGAGGCCCTGAGGTTGGTCCTCTGCAGGTGAAATGAACAGCTGTGTGAGGGAGACCCCGGTACAGAGATGCGTTCACACTGATCACCGTGTGTGTGAAGGATGCCATTTTCTTGGGAAATTAACATTTTGTGACAAAAGAACAGACAACAGTGTAAAAATGAGGttgcagctgattggctgttaAGAGGGTCAGTCTGCGTGACACTTTAAACATCCGTCAGGACCTCGGCAGGAAGTGAATTATTCCACTCTACCAAGTTGTGAATTACTTTCATTTGCTCAATTTCAATTTAATAAATTAGCAATATTTCCAGATAAGGACTAGACAAAGGCCAAAGGTCATGTATAGAATGGTATGTGTAGTgttaatatataaatagtttATGATTTCATATGATAAGTGACATCATCAAGAAGTCTTAAGTAGATATCGTTGTCATTTGAGGCATCTCTGCTTCCTGGACTAAAGGAACGACCTAAAACTTAAATA is a window encoding:
- the LOC128429838 gene encoding uncharacterized protein LOC128429838 isoform X4, coding for MKTSPKFVLYLTCFFLGEMVQMHYFILTDQDSGFISADVGDNLTLQCFYERDDKRIYWYKQTPGQKPQIISMTYKFPKDCTLFNEFKNNSRFTVETNDVVSRLNISDLQLSDSATYYCSKGNTIYKFECMQSVTVSVKGSGSNIQAVVHQSESIQPGGSVTLSCTVHTGTCDGEHSVYWFKSSEEPQPGLIYIHGDRNHQCEMKPDNQTHACVYNLSMERLNRSHAGTYYCAVAACGHIVFGDGTKLEFDGEVDWLVVFLSATSAFTTLLSVLMAFSICMMRVTDPHAASSKINAKDEQDEDDPCYIAHREIQMNRSRGQRDDTWSECVYLSVRHES
- the LOC128429838 gene encoding uncharacterized protein LOC128429838 isoform X5, translated to MKTSPKFVLYLTCFFLGKMVQMHYFILTDQDSGFISADVGDNLTLQCFYERDDKRIYWYKQTPGQKPQIISMTYKFPKDCTLFNEFKNNSRFTVETNDVVSRLNISDLQLSDSATYYCSKGNTIYKFECMQSVTVSVKGSGSNIQAVVHQSESIQPGGSVTLSCTVHTGTCDGEHSVYWFKSSEEPQPGLIYIHGDRNHQCEMKPDNQTHACVYNLSMERLNRSHAGTYYCAVAACGHIVFGDGTKLEFDGEVDWLVVFLSATSAFTTLLSVLMAFSICMMRVTDPHAASSKINAKDEQDEDDPCYIAHREIQMNRSRGQRDDTWSECVYLSVRHES